In the genome of Methanococcoides burtonii DSM 6242, the window ACAACAATCCCGCCTTTTTGATATCTGGAACAAGAATGTTCCGAGGAAATGGATACTCGAACAGGTAGGCAATACAATAAGTTCATTGTTCGTACAATCATATGAGCAGGGTGAAAGGACTTACATAAGTATGCTTTGCAGGGGCTATAGCAATGACAATAGCAACCTTTTCATTCGCAGGACAAGGGTGCAGGCAAAGGATGCAATGTTTGGGATCATCACCATTGGATTGATATTATCGGTCCAGTTCCTTCTGTGAGTCCGAAAAGTGACTGTTATTTTTTTTAAACCATATACTAATATACATTCGTTTACATTTCTTCTACTTAAGGAGAGTTTTTTGTGAAAGTATCGATTATTGGTTCAGGTTACGTTGGTTCAGTGTCAGCTGCATGTTTTGCAGAGCTTGGTCACGAAGTGATATGTATCGACATTGATGAAATGAAAGTGCGGATGATCAATGATGGCATTCCTCCAATTTGGGAAGAAGGACTTGAAGGACTGATGCAAAAGCATGCTGAGAAGAATCTTATTGCAACTTCCGATTACGACTATGCAATACAGAACTCGGATATATCCTTTATTTGTGTGGGCACACCTTCGAACGAACACGGGAACATCGATCTTTCTATTGTTGGCAATGCTTGCAAAAGTCTTGGAATGGCCATGGCAAAAAAAGACGGTTTCCATATCGTGGTTGTCAAGAGCACAGTGGTTCCCGGGACCACAGAGGATGTTGTGTTGCATCTTCTTGAGGAGCATTCCTGTAAGACTGCCGGGAAGGATTTTGGCTTGGCAATGAATCCTGAGTTTTTGAGGGAAGGTAAGGCAGTCTATGATTTCATGAACCCTGATAAGATCGTTGTAGGGGGTATCGATGGGCGTACGATTGCTCTTGTTTCGGAGCTTTATCGTGATCTGGAATGTGAGGTCACAAGTACGAACCCCCGGACCGCTGAGATGATAAAATATGTGAACAATTCTTTCCTTGCTACCAAGATCTCATTTTCCAATGAAG includes:
- a CDS encoding UDP-glucose dehydrogenase family protein gives rise to the protein MKVSIIGSGYVGSVSAACFAELGHEVICIDIDEMKVRMINDGIPPIWEEGLEGLMQKHAEKNLIATSDYDYAIQNSDISFICVGTPSNEHGNIDLSIVGNACKSLGMAMAKKDGFHIVVVKSTVVPGTTEDVVLHLLEEHSCKTAGKDFGLAMNPEFLREGKAVYDFMNPDKIVVGGIDGRTIALVSELYRDLECEVTSTNPRTAEMIKYVNNSFLATKISFSNEVGNICKRLGIDTYEVMKAVGKDFRISEHFLNSGAGFGGSCFPKDVRALIGKAKELDYYPALLESVVEVNDLQPIQMFELLEENVGDVKGKRIAVLGLAFKNDTDDIRESRSIPVIRKLLEKGALVTAYDPMASEHMKAVFEDITYCESSEDALNGADACLIMTEWTEFRKLDSEFSGMKSKVVIDGRKMIDPDNLEQDIVYEGLCW